The Kitasatospora sp. NBC_00374 genome has a segment encoding these proteins:
- a CDS encoding SpoIIE family protein phosphatase: MTDQTTERLAERLGYLDDAARRINSSLDLPATLRDLGRVLVPALADAAVVLLRDPLPDVERDPGVPAGLLIHHAQGTRLGRGGGPRPVRPDGPLAPALTRPGPPVPLVLGTPAALRHLPMLAELLGNRTLGRLRPGTALLALPLLGRKAVLGMLLLIRRPEQGRPARFDPADTATASHLATQAGLAVDTALRYSREWEIADELQRSMLPTHLPQPHGVRLAHRYLPGESGAQVGGDWYDSIPLPGNRVALIVGDVMGHSLTSAAIMGQLRTSAQTLAGLDLPPHEVLYHLDEQAQRLGQEQHLATCVYAVYDPIANRVVLANAGHVPPVLVQPDGRSELLDLPSGAPIGVGGVDFSSVELPAPPGSALLLFTDGLVESRRRPLSTGLELLRSRMATAHRHSPEHLCQEALRILPPGDRGDDIALLAAAFDGIPAEDVAYWFLQPRHETPSRARRLASHALRRWGLEGLSESTELMVSELVTNAIQHATRPVTLRLVRTSVLRCEVGDDNAALPRPRRAGPDEERGRGLQIVARCADRWGATRLGAGKVVWFEQRLP, encoded by the coding sequence GTGACCGACCAGACGACCGAGCGGCTCGCCGAGCGGCTCGGCTACCTGGACGACGCCGCCCGGCGGATCAACAGCTCGCTGGACCTGCCGGCCACCCTGCGCGACCTCGGCCGGGTGCTGGTGCCCGCGCTGGCCGACGCGGCGGTGGTGCTGCTGCGCGACCCGCTGCCCGACGTCGAGCGCGACCCCGGGGTGCCCGCCGGTCTGCTGATCCACCACGCCCAGGGCACCCGGCTCGGCCGCGGCGGCGGGCCGCGGCCGGTCCGGCCGGACGGCCCGCTGGCGCCCGCACTGACCCGGCCGGGTCCGCCCGTCCCCCTGGTCCTGGGCACCCCCGCCGCCCTGCGGCACCTCCCGATGCTGGCCGAGCTGCTGGGCAACCGCACCCTCGGGCGGCTGCGGCCCGGAACGGCGCTGCTGGCCCTGCCGCTGCTGGGCCGCAAGGCCGTCCTGGGCATGCTGCTGCTGATCCGCCGCCCGGAGCAGGGCCGGCCCGCCCGCTTCGACCCGGCGGACACCGCGACGGCGAGCCATCTGGCCACCCAGGCGGGGCTGGCGGTGGACACCGCGCTGCGCTACTCCCGGGAGTGGGAGATCGCCGACGAGCTGCAGCGCTCGATGCTGCCCACCCACCTGCCGCAGCCGCACGGGGTCCGCCTCGCCCACCGCTACCTGCCCGGCGAGAGCGGCGCCCAGGTCGGCGGCGACTGGTACGACTCGATCCCGCTGCCCGGCAACCGGGTGGCGCTGATCGTCGGCGACGTGATGGGCCACTCGCTCACCTCCGCGGCCATCATGGGCCAGTTGCGGACCAGCGCGCAGACCCTGGCCGGCCTCGACCTGCCGCCGCACGAGGTGCTGTACCACCTCGACGAGCAGGCGCAGCGCCTCGGCCAGGAGCAGCATCTGGCCACCTGCGTGTACGCGGTCTACGACCCGATCGCCAACCGCGTGGTGCTGGCCAACGCCGGTCACGTGCCACCGGTGCTGGTCCAGCCGGACGGCCGCAGCGAGCTGCTGGACCTGCCGTCCGGCGCACCGATCGGGGTCGGCGGGGTGGACTTCTCCTCGGTGGAGCTGCCGGCCCCGCCCGGCTCGGCCCTGCTGCTGTTCACCGACGGTCTGGTGGAGTCCCGGCGACGCCCGCTCAGCACCGGCCTCGAACTGCTGCGCAGCCGGATGGCCACCGCGCACCGGCACTCCCCCGAGCACCTGTGCCAGGAGGCGCTGCGGATCCTGCCGCCGGGCGACCGGGGCGACGACATCGCCCTGCTGGCCGCCGCCTTCGACGGCATCCCGGCCGAGGACGTGGCGTACTGGTTCCTGCAGCCGCGGCACGAGACGCCGAGCCGGGCCCGCCGGCTGGCCTCGCACGCGCTGCGCCGCTGGGGGCTGGAGGGACTGTCGGAGAGCACCGAGTTGATGGTCAGTGAGCTGGTGACCAACGCGATCCAGCACGCCACCCGGCCGGTCACCCTGCGGCTGGTGCGCACCTCGGTGCTGCGCTGCGAGGTCGGGGACGACAACGCGGCGCTGCCACGGCCGCGGCGGGCCGGCCCGGACGAGGAGCGCGGGCGCGGCCTGCAGATCGTGGCCCGGTGCGCGGACCGCTGGGGCGCGACCCGGCTGGGGGCGGGCAAGGTGGTCTGGTTCGAGCAGCGGCTGCCGTAG
- a CDS encoding class I SAM-dependent methyltransferase, with protein MQALAFDAIGPRYSEAFPAKSGQLACGEWLLRELGPGARVLDIGCGSGEPTLRQLVDGGLAVTGVDLSDGMLGLARRAVPEAGFHRIDMYDLATPRAARAWGAPELGPAGQGSFAAATAFFSLILLPQDEIPVVLGRIRDLLRPGGLLALGMVEADLDNAPLPFLGHELKISGYLREDLARTLAGAGFSVESGSGHPYAPASTTLPPEEQLFLRCRRVS; from the coding sequence CTGCAGGCCCTGGCCTTCGACGCCATAGGGCCCCGGTACAGCGAGGCCTTCCCCGCCAAGTCCGGACAGCTCGCCTGCGGTGAGTGGCTGCTGCGGGAACTCGGACCCGGCGCGCGGGTGCTGGACATCGGGTGCGGCTCCGGCGAGCCGACCCTGCGCCAACTCGTCGACGGCGGCCTGGCCGTGACCGGCGTCGACCTCTCCGACGGCATGCTGGGGCTGGCCCGCCGGGCCGTCCCGGAGGCCGGGTTCCACCGGATCGACATGTACGATCTGGCCACCCCGCGGGCCGCCCGGGCCTGGGGCGCGCCGGAGCTCGGCCCCGCCGGCCAGGGCAGTTTCGCCGCCGCCACCGCCTTCTTCTCACTGATCCTGCTGCCGCAGGACGAGATACCCGTGGTGCTCGGCCGGATCCGCGATCTGCTGCGCCCCGGCGGCCTGCTGGCCCTGGGCATGGTCGAGGCGGACCTGGACAACGCGCCGCTCCCCTTCCTCGGGCACGAGCTGAAGATCAGCGGTTATCTGCGGGAGGACCTGGCGCGCACGCTGGCCGGGGCCGGCTTCTCGGTGGAGTCGGGTTCCGGCCATCCGTACGCACCGGCCAGCACCACGCTGCCCCCCGAGGAGCAGCTGTTCCTGCGCTGCCGGCGCGTCAGCTGA